TATTTTTTAAAGAATCGGTCACGTTGATTTTCGTCAGTAGTAGCGATGCCATTTTCCGTGACATACAGAGGGATGCCGAGTGGTTTTGCCACACAGTCTGACATCTCCTTAATGGCACGGTAGAGGCCTTCTGCGTAGATGGTGTACCGTTCATTATTGGTTGTCTCTTCGCCTTCAAATCTGACAACCTTAAAGTTCTTCATGCATCCGTGTGAGTAGTAATTGACACCCACAAAATCTAAAGCGCCAATGGCTTGCGCGTTGGTATGATTCATGTCGGCTTTAAAGGGGATGTAGACCTTGAAGTTACCTTTGGTGAAGTAATCAAAAAAGCAGGTATCAACGATTTTTTTACCCATGGAGCAGGCTAATCTATCCAATGGATTGTAAGGATTGTGCGGATCAAGTTGTAACATGTTTTTGAGTATGCCGATGCGTGCTGTTTTGTATTTCGGCTCATTTTTAATGGCATGATACGTTTGCACATGCGCTTCAAGAAGATTTTTATACACCTCAGCGCATAATTGCATATCTTTTTTTGGCACCAGTCTACCAGCAGGTTTGGTGCAGGTTAAATAACCTTGCGCTGCGTAGCCATCGGGTGAATTGAAGGTAAACCATAATGGATTAAATTTATGTAAGCGTTTAATCACCGCTGTAGTATAGTGCACGTAGCACGCAATATTTTCGCTTTTTTCAAAGCCGTACTTGTCCATAAACCATAACGGATCAGTGTAATGGTGCAAGGTTATGCAGGGTTGTATGCCGTTATTTATTAACTCTTGGCATACATCTTCATAATGTTGCAACGCGGTTTCATCGAAGGTGCCTTCTTGAGGTTCAACCTTGCTCCATTCTATTGAAAAGCGGTATGAGTTAACGCCAAGCTTTTTCATTGCTTGGATGTCAGATTTGTAGAGATTCCAGTGGTCGCACGCTTCGCCCGATGGGCTTTCTACTCTGCTTTTTCCTGTTTCGTCCGTGGCTTTTTCCCAGGCAGACCAGGTATTATTGGTGCA
The DNA window shown above is from Candidatus Dependentiae bacterium and carries:
- a CDS encoding family 1 glycosylhydrolase is translated as MKTTIPSKKSSQKRSIATAFLCLGLILSPAITSPMSYLRSMASGLGTSLRNNKVATLVATSSALGFMYNYQVAQAYMPLTWDWSTLDYQTPQTFPEGFLWGTATSAHQVEGNCTNNTWSAWEKATDETGKSRVESPSGEACDHWNLYKSDIQAMKKLGVNSYRFSIEWSKVEPQEGTFDETALQHYEDVCQELINNGIQPCITLHHYTDPLWFMDKYGFEKSENIACYVHYTTAVIKRLHKFNPLWFTFNSPDGYAAQGYLTCTKPAGRLVPKKDMQLCAEVYKNLLEAHVQTYHAIKNEPKYKTARIGILKNMLQLDPHNPYNPLDRLACSMGKKIVDTCFFDYFTKGNFKVYIPFKADMNHTNAQAIGALDFVGVNYYSHGCMKNFKVVRFEGEETTNNERYTIYAEGLYRAIKEMSDCVAKPLGIPLYVTENGIATTDENQRDRFFKKYLFALSKAIKDGYNVKGYMYWSLLDNYEWGCYKKKYGIYHVDFDTQERTLKPGSQFYLDTIAKNTTSSNDESKND